A stretch of Paludisphaera borealis DNA encodes these proteins:
- a CDS encoding group III truncated hemoglobin translates to MESSSSSRDAVGSPPTRSYGLPMTEGVGVPHADAHEITVELIRDVVVEFYQRARLDEKLGPVFDRYVHDWDVHLGRMTDFWAAALLRSGRYSGRPVERHRPIEELSGDHFRRWVDLFEATVRDLCTPRQADAFVLRALRMREGMTKVLRLDD, encoded by the coding sequence ATGGAATCCTCATCGAGTTCTCGTGATGCGGTCGGCTCGCCCCCGACGCGTTCCTACGGTCTGCCGATGACCGAAGGGGTCGGCGTCCCGCACGCCGACGCTCACGAGATCACCGTGGAACTGATCCGCGACGTGGTGGTGGAGTTCTACCAGCGGGCGCGGCTGGATGAGAAGCTGGGACCGGTGTTCGATCGCTACGTCCACGACTGGGACGTCCACCTGGGCCGGATGACCGACTTCTGGGCGGCGGCGCTTCTGAGGTCGGGGCGTTATTCGGGGCGACCGGTCGAGCGGCACCGCCCGATCGAGGAGCTCAGCGGCGATCATTTCCGCCGCTGGGTTGACCTGTTCGAGGCCACGGTGCGCGACCTGTGCACGCCCCGGCAGGCCGATGCGTTCGTCCTCCGCGCCCTGCGGATGCGGGAAGGCATGACGAAAGTCTTGAGGCTCGACGACTAA